The following proteins are co-located in the Canis aureus isolate CA01 chromosome X, VMU_Caureus_v.1.0, whole genome shotgun sequence genome:
- the MAP7D3 gene encoding MAP7 domain-containing protein 3 isoform X10 → MAERAGGSTSLRGLRERMVIDGSVLKNDVKQRLAKERREEKKRQQEANKETQILEKERKTRIQYERQMEEKQRKLKEQKEKDEQRRISAEEKRKQKLQEERERFKAVLYRTLERSSRVDCHQKRWSWEGSTAVNSETKTVNKDSVSTEKLEQRASGLHKQMSLSSAGLQNSIAKKKTEKKRSSSLTRRSGKLQASAETDHVEEKPGARPPYTSLRESNLITRLLVPTKASIARSKSAASLSVPGKDTPGTRSTLVQNINVPLCSQSSDELKSNVVLHKSSVVVPSEVVPPQEKEAALCEVSAESSPKPKVEAAPEAKAEVAPQAKAEVAPNVNVEGAATVSVEAAPEVNVKAAPAPKVNIEATSKVNMEGSPKGSMEASCETEVEALLESMETSPEVSVDMSPEVSVDPSPTVSVDPSPSVSVDVSPEVSVDPSPEVSVDSSPEVSMDASPDVSMEASSEASVEASPKTSVGVSPEASVEASPEASVEASPEASVEASPEASVKVFPKESAEASPKASPEVSPETSSKVKVRDSAKKSEMDKQASNPTAKKRPSSHIPCYKWPSSPASTWRPPSPISANRQLQKNRPPSPSPVMSKLSHSSLSCKIIPVQRSLFAQNALGTLGKKREGMPKPSNNSEAVSHKQMVYEESGNKSTPGTMNAEEATKILAEKRRLAREQREKEERQQKEMEQSKLKDMAEKAIEGQQEEFLKLEDGQQQKEIKKKEYPDPEDRKVLLQKGDAKIKAQEEADKRKKEQERIMLQNLQERLERKKRIEEIMKRTRKTDSNTSKAAETFVDNTYEEDEADDEDESESDDGSSDDPHPSAFINGMDSSTKLKTHFKNMKKNTPKLVFLDATSGQVHRETKTFFNDDMKTFRQKSAKDPLAQAKGTRSSTKRMTSRAAKTRKICKLRTAQKRIDHLLWISTSSPISPSLSASNLNLAKKMIIKKRENIRQTP, encoded by the exons ATGGCGGAGCGCGCCGGCGGCAGCACATCCCTCAGGGGGCTGCGCGAACGGATGG tcatCGATGGATCCGTACTTAAAAATGATGTGAAGCAGAGATTGGCGAAGGAGcgcagagaagaaaagaagagacaacAAGAAG ccAACAAAGAAACCCAGATccttgagaaggaaagaaagacaaggatCCAATATGAGAGGCAAATGGAGGAGAAACAACGAAAgctgaaagaacaaaaagaaaaggatgagcaACGGAGAATATCTgctgaagaaaaaaggaagcaaaaactaCAGGAGGAAAGG gagaGGTTCAAAGCTGTTCTCTATCGAACATTGGAACGGAGCAGCCGTGTCGATTGTCATCAAAAAAGATGGTCTTGGGAGGGCTCTACAGCCGTGAACTCTGAGACTAAAACTG ttaataaagattctgtATCAACTGAAAAACTTGAGCAGAGGGCTTCTGGTTTACACAAACAAATGTCTTTGTCATCTGCAGGTCTTCAGAACTCTATCGCCAAGA aaaaaacagaaaagaagagaagctCGTCTTTGACTAGAAGATCTGGCAAACTGCAGGCATCTGCGGAAACTGACCACGTAGAAGAAAAACCAGGTG CTCGTCCCCCGTATACCAGTCTTCGGGAGAGTAATTTAATCACTCGCCTCCTCGTTCCTACAAAAGCATCAATAGCCAGGAGCAAAAGTGCTGCTTCTTTATCAGTCCCTGGGAAAGATACTCCAG GCACCCGCAGTACTTTAGTCCAGAATATAAACGTGCCATTGTGTAGCCAGAGCAGTGACGAATTGAAGAGTAACGTAGTGCTTCACAAGTCATCAGTAGTAGTGCCTTCCGAGGTAGTGCCTCCCCaggaaaaagaagcagcactCTGTGAGGTGAGTGCAGAATCATCACCCAAGCCAAAAGTGGAAGCTGCCCCCGAGGCAAAGGCAGAAGTTGCCCCCCAGGCAAAGGCAGAAGTGGCCCCCAATGTGAACGTGGAAGGGGCCGCCACAGTGAGTGTGGAAGCAGCCCCTGAGGTGAATGTGAAAGCAGCTCCCGCTCCCAAGGTGAATATAGAAGCAACCTCCAAGGTGAACATGGAAGGGTCCCCTAAAGGGAGCATGGAAGCATCATGTGAAACAGAAGTGGAAGCACTCCTTGAGAGCATGGAAACATCACCTGAAGTGAGTGTGGACATGTCCCCCGAGGTGAGCGTGGACCCATCCCCCACGGTGAGTGTAGACCCGTCCCCTTCGGTGAGCGTGGACGTGTCCCCTGAGGTGAGCGTGGACCCGTCCCCCGAGGTGAGCGTGGATTCATCTCCCGAGGTGAGCATGGATGCATCCCCTGATGTAAGCATGGAAGCATCATCTGAGGCAAGTGTGGAGGCATCTCCCAAGACTAGTGTGGGAGTGTCCCCCGAGGCCAGTGTGGAAGCGTCACCTGAGGCCAGTGTGGAAGCGTCACCTGAGGCCAGTGTGGAAGCGTCACCTGAGGCTAGTGTGAAAGTATTCCCCAAAGAGAGTGCGGAAGCATCCCCCAAGGCATCCCCTGAGGTGAGCCCAGAAACATCTTCAAAGGTGAAAGTGAGAGACTCTGCAAAG AAATCAGAAATGGACAAACAGGCCTCAAATCCTACTGCCAAAAAGCGCCCATCATCACACATACCATGTTATAAATGGCCATCTTCTCCTGCAAGTACATGGCGTCCACCTTCTCCTATCAGTGCAAA CAGGCAATTGCAAAAGAATCGCCCCCCATCACCTTCACCCGTCATGTCAAAACTGTCacattcttctctttcctgtAAAATAATTCCTGTTCAGCGTAGCCTATTTGCGCAAAATGCATTAGGTACtcttggaaagaaaagagaaggaatgcCTAAACCTTCTAACAACTCTGAGGCTGTGAGCCACAAGCAGATGGTCTATGAAG AGTCTGGTAATAAAAGCACACCAGGGACTATGAATGCTGAGGAGGCAACAAAAATTTTGGCAGAAAAACGACGCCTTGCTCGTgaacaaagagagaaggaagaaaggcaacaaaaggaaatggaGCAAAG CAAATTGAAGGACATGGCAGAGAAAGCAATTGAAGGCCAACAAGAAGAGTTCTTAAAACTGGAAGATGGGCAAcagcagaaggaaataaagaaaaaagaatatccagATCCAGAAGACCGGAAAGTGCTGCTACAG AAAGGGGACGCCAAGATAAAAGCTCAGGAGGAGGCTGACAAACGCaagaaggagcaggagagaatTATGTTACAGAATTTGCAAGAgcgattagaaaggaagaag AGAATTGAGGAAATAATGAAGCGGACGAGGAAGACAGATTCAAATACATCAAAG GCTGCAGAAACATTTGTTGACAACACATACGAGGAGGACGAGGCGGATGATGAGGATGAGTCGGAAAGTGACGATGGTTCTTCTGATGACCCGCATCCATCAG CCTTTATAAATGGCATGGATTCATCCACAAAactcaaaacacattttaaaaacatgaagaagAACACTCCCAAGCTGGTGTTTTTAGATGCCACTTCTGGCCAAGTCCATAGAgagacaaaaacattttttaatgacgACATGAAAACCTTCAGACAAAAAAGTGCGAAAGACCCTTTGGCTCAGGCGAAGGGTACCAG ATCGTCCACCAAAAGAATGACCAGCCGTGCAGCAAAAACCAGAAAG ATATGTAAACTTCGCACAGCCCAGAAGAGAATTGATCATCTGCTGTGGATCTCCACTTCTAGTCCCATCTCCCCTAGTCTTTCTGCCTCTAATTTGAACCTGGCCAAGAAAATGATCatcaaaaaaagggaaaacatcaGACAGACACCTTAA
- the MAP7D3 gene encoding MAP7 domain-containing protein 3 isoform X5, which translates to MEFKGSGIYDNWFAAAHALAEERRNQSGLCSLPSQSSNIRSTFRPVIDGSVLKNDVKQRLAKERREEKKRQQEANKETQILEKERKTRIQYERQMEEKQRKLKEQKEKDEQRRISAEEKRKQKLQEERERFKAVLYRTLERSSRVDCHQKRWSWEGSTAVNSETKTVNKDSVSTEKLEQRASGLHKQMSLSSAGLQNSIAKKKTEKKRSSSLTRRSGKLQASAETDHVEEKPGARPPYTSLRESNLITRLLVPTKASIARSKSAASLSVPGKDTPGTRSTLVQNINVPLCSQSSDELKSNVVLHKSSVVVPSEVVPPQEKEAALCEVSAESSPKPKVEAAPEAKAEVAPQAKAEVAPNVNVEGAATVSVEAAPEVNVKAAPAPKVNIEATSKVNMEGSPKGSMEASCETEVEALLESMETSPEVSVDMSPEVSVDPSPTVSVDPSPSVSVDVSPEVSVDPSPEVSVDSSPEVSMDASPDVSMEASSEASVEASPKTSVGVSPEASVEASPEASVEASPEASVEASPEASVKVFPKESAEASPKASPEVSPETSSKVKVRDSAKKSEMDKQASNPTAKKRPSSHIPCYKWPSSPASTWRPPSPISANRQLQKNRPPSPSPVMSKLSHSSLSCKIIPVQRSLFAQNALGTLGKKREGMPKPSNNSEAVSHKQMVYEESGNKSTPGTMNAEEATKILAEKRRLAREQREKEERQQKEMEQSKLKDMAEKAIEGQQEEFLKLEDGQQQKEIKKKEYPDPEDRKVLLQKGDAKIKAQEEADKRKKEQERIMLQNLQERLERKKRIEEIMKRTRKTDSNTSKAAETFVDNTYEEDEADDEDESESDDGSSDDPHPSAFINGMDSSTKLKTHFKNMKKNTPKLVFLDATSGQVHRETKTFFNDDMKTFRQKSAKDPLAQAKGTRSSTKRMTSRAAKTRKICKLRTAQKRIDHLLWISTSSPISPSLSASNLNLAKKMIIKKRENIRQTP; encoded by the exons ATGGAATTCAAGGGCTCAGGAATATATGATAATTGGT TTGCTGCAGCTCATGCCCTTGCCGAAGAAAGACGGAATCAGAGTGGTCTCTGCTCTCTTCCATCACAGTCCTCAAATATAAGATCAACATTTAGACCAG tcatCGATGGATCCGTACTTAAAAATGATGTGAAGCAGAGATTGGCGAAGGAGcgcagagaagaaaagaagagacaacAAGAAG ccAACAAAGAAACCCAGATccttgagaaggaaagaaagacaaggatCCAATATGAGAGGCAAATGGAGGAGAAACAACGAAAgctgaaagaacaaaaagaaaaggatgagcaACGGAGAATATCTgctgaagaaaaaaggaagcaaaaactaCAGGAGGAAAGG gagaGGTTCAAAGCTGTTCTCTATCGAACATTGGAACGGAGCAGCCGTGTCGATTGTCATCAAAAAAGATGGTCTTGGGAGGGCTCTACAGCCGTGAACTCTGAGACTAAAACTG ttaataaagattctgtATCAACTGAAAAACTTGAGCAGAGGGCTTCTGGTTTACACAAACAAATGTCTTTGTCATCTGCAGGTCTTCAGAACTCTATCGCCAAGA aaaaaacagaaaagaagagaagctCGTCTTTGACTAGAAGATCTGGCAAACTGCAGGCATCTGCGGAAACTGACCACGTAGAAGAAAAACCAGGTG CTCGTCCCCCGTATACCAGTCTTCGGGAGAGTAATTTAATCACTCGCCTCCTCGTTCCTACAAAAGCATCAATAGCCAGGAGCAAAAGTGCTGCTTCTTTATCAGTCCCTGGGAAAGATACTCCAG GCACCCGCAGTACTTTAGTCCAGAATATAAACGTGCCATTGTGTAGCCAGAGCAGTGACGAATTGAAGAGTAACGTAGTGCTTCACAAGTCATCAGTAGTAGTGCCTTCCGAGGTAGTGCCTCCCCaggaaaaagaagcagcactCTGTGAGGTGAGTGCAGAATCATCACCCAAGCCAAAAGTGGAAGCTGCCCCCGAGGCAAAGGCAGAAGTTGCCCCCCAGGCAAAGGCAGAAGTGGCCCCCAATGTGAACGTGGAAGGGGCCGCCACAGTGAGTGTGGAAGCAGCCCCTGAGGTGAATGTGAAAGCAGCTCCCGCTCCCAAGGTGAATATAGAAGCAACCTCCAAGGTGAACATGGAAGGGTCCCCTAAAGGGAGCATGGAAGCATCATGTGAAACAGAAGTGGAAGCACTCCTTGAGAGCATGGAAACATCACCTGAAGTGAGTGTGGACATGTCCCCCGAGGTGAGCGTGGACCCATCCCCCACGGTGAGTGTAGACCCGTCCCCTTCGGTGAGCGTGGACGTGTCCCCTGAGGTGAGCGTGGACCCGTCCCCCGAGGTGAGCGTGGATTCATCTCCCGAGGTGAGCATGGATGCATCCCCTGATGTAAGCATGGAAGCATCATCTGAGGCAAGTGTGGAGGCATCTCCCAAGACTAGTGTGGGAGTGTCCCCCGAGGCCAGTGTGGAAGCGTCACCTGAGGCCAGTGTGGAAGCGTCACCTGAGGCCAGTGTGGAAGCGTCACCTGAGGCTAGTGTGAAAGTATTCCCCAAAGAGAGTGCGGAAGCATCCCCCAAGGCATCCCCTGAGGTGAGCCCAGAAACATCTTCAAAGGTGAAAGTGAGAGACTCTGCAAAG AAATCAGAAATGGACAAACAGGCCTCAAATCCTACTGCCAAAAAGCGCCCATCATCACACATACCATGTTATAAATGGCCATCTTCTCCTGCAAGTACATGGCGTCCACCTTCTCCTATCAGTGCAAA CAGGCAATTGCAAAAGAATCGCCCCCCATCACCTTCACCCGTCATGTCAAAACTGTCacattcttctctttcctgtAAAATAATTCCTGTTCAGCGTAGCCTATTTGCGCAAAATGCATTAGGTACtcttggaaagaaaagagaaggaatgcCTAAACCTTCTAACAACTCTGAGGCTGTGAGCCACAAGCAGATGGTCTATGAAG AGTCTGGTAATAAAAGCACACCAGGGACTATGAATGCTGAGGAGGCAACAAAAATTTTGGCAGAAAAACGACGCCTTGCTCGTgaacaaagagagaaggaagaaaggcaacaaaaggaaatggaGCAAAG CAAATTGAAGGACATGGCAGAGAAAGCAATTGAAGGCCAACAAGAAGAGTTCTTAAAACTGGAAGATGGGCAAcagcagaaggaaataaagaaaaaagaatatccagATCCAGAAGACCGGAAAGTGCTGCTACAG AAAGGGGACGCCAAGATAAAAGCTCAGGAGGAGGCTGACAAACGCaagaaggagcaggagagaatTATGTTACAGAATTTGCAAGAgcgattagaaaggaagaag AGAATTGAGGAAATAATGAAGCGGACGAGGAAGACAGATTCAAATACATCAAAG GCTGCAGAAACATTTGTTGACAACACATACGAGGAGGACGAGGCGGATGATGAGGATGAGTCGGAAAGTGACGATGGTTCTTCTGATGACCCGCATCCATCAG CCTTTATAAATGGCATGGATTCATCCACAAAactcaaaacacattttaaaaacatgaagaagAACACTCCCAAGCTGGTGTTTTTAGATGCCACTTCTGGCCAAGTCCATAGAgagacaaaaacattttttaatgacgACATGAAAACCTTCAGACAAAAAAGTGCGAAAGACCCTTTGGCTCAGGCGAAGGGTACCAG ATCGTCCACCAAAAGAATGACCAGCCGTGCAGCAAAAACCAGAAAG ATATGTAAACTTCGCACAGCCCAGAAGAGAATTGATCATCTGCTGTGGATCTCCACTTCTAGTCCCATCTCCCCTAGTCTTTCTGCCTCTAATTTGAACCTGGCCAAGAAAATGATCatcaaaaaaagggaaaacatcaGACAGACACCTTAA
- the MAP7D3 gene encoding MAP7 domain-containing protein 3 isoform X4 translates to MQNTIRNKNFNSVAAAHALAEERRNQSGLCSLPSQSSNIRSTFRPVIDGSVLKNDVKQRLAKERREEKKRQQEANKETQILEKERKTRIQYERQMEEKQRKLKEQKEKDEQRRISAEEKRKQKLQEERERFKAVLYRTLERSSRVDCHQKRWSWEGSTAVNSETKTVNKDSVSTEKLEQRASGLHKQMSLSSAGLQNSIAKKKTEKKRSSSLTRRSGKLQASAETDHVEEKPGARPPYTSLRESNLITRLLVPTKASIARSKSAASLSVPGKDTPGTRSTLVQNINVPLCSQSSDELKSNVVLHKSSVVVPSEVVPPQEKEAALCEVSAESSPKPKVEAAPEAKAEVAPQAKAEVAPNVNVEGAATVSVEAAPEVNVKAAPAPKVNIEATSKVNMEGSPKGSMEASCETEVEALLESMETSPEVSVDMSPEVSVDPSPTVSVDPSPSVSVDVSPEVSVDPSPEVSVDSSPEVSMDASPDVSMEASSEASVEASPKTSVGVSPEASVEASPEASVEASPEASVEASPEASVKVFPKESAEASPKASPEVSPETSSKVKVRDSAKKSEMDKQASNPTAKKRPSSHIPCYKWPSSPASTWRPPSPISANRQLQKNRPPSPSPVMSKLSHSSLSCKIIPVQRSLFAQNALGTLGKKREGMPKPSNNSEAVSHKQMVYEESGNKSTPGTMNAEEATKILAEKRRLAREQREKEERQQKEMEQSKLKDMAEKAIEGQQEEFLKLEDGQQQKEIKKKEYPDPEDRKVLLQKGDAKIKAQEEADKRKKEQERIMLQNLQERLERKKRIEEIMKRTRKTDSNTSKAAETFVDNTYEEDEADDEDESESDDGSSDDPHPSAFINGMDSSTKLKTHFKNMKKNTPKLVFLDATSGQVHRETKTFFNDDMKTFRQKSAKDPLAQAKGTRSSTKRMTSRAAKTRKICKLRTAQKRIDHLLWISTSSPISPSLSASNLNLAKKMIIKKRENIRQTP, encoded by the exons TTGCTGCAGCTCATGCCCTTGCCGAAGAAAGACGGAATCAGAGTGGTCTCTGCTCTCTTCCATCACAGTCCTCAAATATAAGATCAACATTTAGACCAG tcatCGATGGATCCGTACTTAAAAATGATGTGAAGCAGAGATTGGCGAAGGAGcgcagagaagaaaagaagagacaacAAGAAG ccAACAAAGAAACCCAGATccttgagaaggaaagaaagacaaggatCCAATATGAGAGGCAAATGGAGGAGAAACAACGAAAgctgaaagaacaaaaagaaaaggatgagcaACGGAGAATATCTgctgaagaaaaaaggaagcaaaaactaCAGGAGGAAAGG gagaGGTTCAAAGCTGTTCTCTATCGAACATTGGAACGGAGCAGCCGTGTCGATTGTCATCAAAAAAGATGGTCTTGGGAGGGCTCTACAGCCGTGAACTCTGAGACTAAAACTG ttaataaagattctgtATCAACTGAAAAACTTGAGCAGAGGGCTTCTGGTTTACACAAACAAATGTCTTTGTCATCTGCAGGTCTTCAGAACTCTATCGCCAAGA aaaaaacagaaaagaagagaagctCGTCTTTGACTAGAAGATCTGGCAAACTGCAGGCATCTGCGGAAACTGACCACGTAGAAGAAAAACCAGGTG CTCGTCCCCCGTATACCAGTCTTCGGGAGAGTAATTTAATCACTCGCCTCCTCGTTCCTACAAAAGCATCAATAGCCAGGAGCAAAAGTGCTGCTTCTTTATCAGTCCCTGGGAAAGATACTCCAG GCACCCGCAGTACTTTAGTCCAGAATATAAACGTGCCATTGTGTAGCCAGAGCAGTGACGAATTGAAGAGTAACGTAGTGCTTCACAAGTCATCAGTAGTAGTGCCTTCCGAGGTAGTGCCTCCCCaggaaaaagaagcagcactCTGTGAGGTGAGTGCAGAATCATCACCCAAGCCAAAAGTGGAAGCTGCCCCCGAGGCAAAGGCAGAAGTTGCCCCCCAGGCAAAGGCAGAAGTGGCCCCCAATGTGAACGTGGAAGGGGCCGCCACAGTGAGTGTGGAAGCAGCCCCTGAGGTGAATGTGAAAGCAGCTCCCGCTCCCAAGGTGAATATAGAAGCAACCTCCAAGGTGAACATGGAAGGGTCCCCTAAAGGGAGCATGGAAGCATCATGTGAAACAGAAGTGGAAGCACTCCTTGAGAGCATGGAAACATCACCTGAAGTGAGTGTGGACATGTCCCCCGAGGTGAGCGTGGACCCATCCCCCACGGTGAGTGTAGACCCGTCCCCTTCGGTGAGCGTGGACGTGTCCCCTGAGGTGAGCGTGGACCCGTCCCCCGAGGTGAGCGTGGATTCATCTCCCGAGGTGAGCATGGATGCATCCCCTGATGTAAGCATGGAAGCATCATCTGAGGCAAGTGTGGAGGCATCTCCCAAGACTAGTGTGGGAGTGTCCCCCGAGGCCAGTGTGGAAGCGTCACCTGAGGCCAGTGTGGAAGCGTCACCTGAGGCCAGTGTGGAAGCGTCACCTGAGGCTAGTGTGAAAGTATTCCCCAAAGAGAGTGCGGAAGCATCCCCCAAGGCATCCCCTGAGGTGAGCCCAGAAACATCTTCAAAGGTGAAAGTGAGAGACTCTGCAAAG AAATCAGAAATGGACAAACAGGCCTCAAATCCTACTGCCAAAAAGCGCCCATCATCACACATACCATGTTATAAATGGCCATCTTCTCCTGCAAGTACATGGCGTCCACCTTCTCCTATCAGTGCAAA CAGGCAATTGCAAAAGAATCGCCCCCCATCACCTTCACCCGTCATGTCAAAACTGTCacattcttctctttcctgtAAAATAATTCCTGTTCAGCGTAGCCTATTTGCGCAAAATGCATTAGGTACtcttggaaagaaaagagaaggaatgcCTAAACCTTCTAACAACTCTGAGGCTGTGAGCCACAAGCAGATGGTCTATGAAG AGTCTGGTAATAAAAGCACACCAGGGACTATGAATGCTGAGGAGGCAACAAAAATTTTGGCAGAAAAACGACGCCTTGCTCGTgaacaaagagagaaggaagaaaggcaacaaaaggaaatggaGCAAAG CAAATTGAAGGACATGGCAGAGAAAGCAATTGAAGGCCAACAAGAAGAGTTCTTAAAACTGGAAGATGGGCAAcagcagaaggaaataaagaaaaaagaatatccagATCCAGAAGACCGGAAAGTGCTGCTACAG AAAGGGGACGCCAAGATAAAAGCTCAGGAGGAGGCTGACAAACGCaagaaggagcaggagagaatTATGTTACAGAATTTGCAAGAgcgattagaaaggaagaag AGAATTGAGGAAATAATGAAGCGGACGAGGAAGACAGATTCAAATACATCAAAG GCTGCAGAAACATTTGTTGACAACACATACGAGGAGGACGAGGCGGATGATGAGGATGAGTCGGAAAGTGACGATGGTTCTTCTGATGACCCGCATCCATCAG CCTTTATAAATGGCATGGATTCATCCACAAAactcaaaacacattttaaaaacatgaagaagAACACTCCCAAGCTGGTGTTTTTAGATGCCACTTCTGGCCAAGTCCATAGAgagacaaaaacattttttaatgacgACATGAAAACCTTCAGACAAAAAAGTGCGAAAGACCCTTTGGCTCAGGCGAAGGGTACCAG ATCGTCCACCAAAAGAATGACCAGCCGTGCAGCAAAAACCAGAAAG ATATGTAAACTTCGCACAGCCCAGAAGAGAATTGATCATCTGCTGTGGATCTCCACTTCTAGTCCCATCTCCCCTAGTCTTTCTGCCTCTAATTTGAACCTGGCCAAGAAAATGATCatcaaaaaaagggaaaacatcaGACAGACACCTTAA